A stretch of Natator depressus isolate rNatDep1 chromosome 2, rNatDep2.hap1, whole genome shotgun sequence DNA encodes these proteins:
- the ELOVL2 gene encoding very long chain fatty acid elongase 2 produces the protein MEQLKALDWEINTFVDYMFGSRDSRVRGWFLLDSYLPTFFLTVVYLLSIWLGTKFMKNRPAFSLRGHLIVYNLGVTVLSLYMLIELILSSWEGGYNLQCQNLASAGEADIRVAKVLWWYYFSKVIEFMDTIFFVLRKKNSQITFLHVYHHATMFNIWWCVLNWIPCGQSFFGPTLNSFIHVLMYSYYGFSVIPSMRKYLWWKKYLTQAQLIQFLLTIIHTLSAAVKPCGFPFGCLMFQSSYMATLVILFINFYIKTYQKRPSRTDLKKVPPVTEIRNGFHKDYFAAANGVLNNKKAQ, from the exons ATTCTAGGGTCAGAGGATGGTTCCTGTTGGATTCTTACCTGCCCACGTTTTTCCTTACTGTAGTATATCTACTTTCCATATGGCTGGGTACCAAGTTTATGAAGAACAGGCCTGCATTCTCTCTCAGGGGTCATCTCATTGTGTATAACCTTGGAGTTACAGTGCTTTCTTTGTACATGCTCATAGAg CTTATTCTCTCCAGTTGGGAAGGAGGCTATAACTTACAGTGTCAGAACCTTGCCAGCGCAGGAGAAGCTGATATCCGG GTGGCCAAGGTGTTGTGGTGGTATTATTTTTCCAAAGTAATTGAATTCATGGACACTATTTTCTTTGTACTGAGGAAGAAAAACAGTCAAATTACTTTCCTTCATGTATATCATCATGCCACTATGTTTAACATCTGGTGGTGTGTTCTGAACTGGATCCCTTGTGGACAAA GTTTCTTTGGACCCACCTTGAATAGTTTTATCCATGTTCTCATGTACTCCTACTATGGATTTTCTGTCATTCCTTCCATGCGCAAGTATCTGTGGTGGAAGAAATACCTCACTCAGGCACAACTG ATTCAGTTTCTGCTCACCATTATCCACACTCTTAGTGCAGCTGTGAAGCCATGTGGATTTCCTTTTGGTTGTCTCATGTTCCAGTCTTCATACATGGCCACACTGGTTATTCTGTTTATAAACTTTTATATTAAG ACATATCAGAAAAGGCCTTCAAGAACCGATCTGAAGAAGGTCCCTCCTGTGACAGAAATCAGGAATGGTTTCCATAAAGACTACTTTGCTGCAGCCAATGGGGTACTGAACAATAAGAAAGCACAATAA